The following coding sequences lie in one Bacteroidota bacterium genomic window:
- the infC gene encoding translation initiation factor IF-3: MKSKGPRINDEIRIAQIRVIDDNGQQLGVMTPREAITIAQQKGKDLIEVVPNATPPVCKIMDFGKYKYELQKKEKIQKKHQHVSLVKELRFHPNTDVHDFEFKAKHAMQFIADGHKVKATVIFKGREITYKDHGESLLNRLTERLSEVAKIDQPLHMEGRSMIIFYAPDKSGKLKTEKVATENKPA; the protein is encoded by the coding sequence ATTAAAAGTAAAGGCCCTCGCATCAACGACGAGATTCGGATCGCGCAGATCCGGGTCATCGACGACAACGGGCAGCAGCTCGGAGTCATGACGCCCCGCGAAGCGATCACCATCGCCCAGCAAAAAGGAAAAGATCTTATCGAAGTTGTGCCTAATGCCACGCCCCCGGTCTGCAAGATCATGGACTTCGGCAAATACAAGTACGAACTTCAGAAAAAAGAGAAAATTCAGAAGAAACATCAGCACGTTAGCCTGGTCAAGGAACTTCGTTTCCATCCGAACACCGACGTTCACGATTTCGAGTTCAAGGCCAAGCATGCGATGCAGTTTATTGCAGACGGGCACAAAGTAAAGGCGACGGTGATATTCAAAGGACGGGAAATTACGTATAAGGACCACGGCGAAAGCCTTTTGAACCGCCTCACCGAACGGTTGAGCGAGGTCGCAAAGATCGATCAACCCCTCCATATGGAAGGACGCAGCATGATCATCTTCTACGCCCCCGATAAGTCGGGCAAACTGAAGACGGAAAAAGTAGCCACAGAAAATAAACCAGCATAA